The Labrus bergylta chromosome 14, fLabBer1.1, whole genome shotgun sequence region tGTGGCATAATATTTTGAAGGTATCAATGTAAATGCATTTCGCAATCTTTTCTTGAAACACACAAGAAAGATATCAACTGATAACATGTGTATGCACTATGCAGTTTTGTTTACTTATTTTTGCACCAAACGTCATGTAATTTTatgacattttgggaaatgaTGAGGCTAAATGGAATATTAACTCATTTCTGTTCTGCACACACCACTTCGGAGGATTAACAGTTTGCTAATTGAGTGAAATAATCAAATCAGAGAGCCTGAATGTCCATCATGACTGTTCTGTTGTGCCATGTAGGCTACTCTACTCTGAAATGATTTGTTCAAGTGTCAACtttgtgttttgaaaatgatttcCCCCATTTAGTACAATCAAGCAGTGGAGGCGTTGGCGTAAAGCCGACGTTATTACCTGCAGAAGAAGAGTCGTCATGGTCGGAGCTCAGGTACCCATCACTCCTCCTGTCAGGGGTGCTGCACCCGGAGCCCCGGGAGGCTCTGCGGAGAATCTGCTGGAAGGACGGGGACAGCCTGCCGTCGTCGCCGGAGTCGAAGTCCCTGCTGTGGCGGAAAGGCCGCCGGTTGTCCCGGTAACTACCTGAGGTCATGAGGTTGTCCTTGCCCGCCGTTTTTGGCGTCAACAAATTATTCCTGACAAAATTTTCATTCAGCTCGGTGTCCTCGTACTCTCGGTCACTGCTCGGCTCGTTATCATTCGGTGGACAGACCCCACCATGGGCCGGGTCTACTCTCTGAAAGCTGGGCTTCCGCGGCGGGACAGGGATGGGGACGGGCTTACCTGTCTTCCCGCTAAACCTGCTCCGTTCCCGGTTGAAGCAGCTCGCGACTCCCGCTGTGTTACCCGCACCATGGTGCTTCAGCTCCCCAGAGTTGGAGACCTTAGACATCCTGTGGCCGTCCACTTCCTCGTCCCTCCGCTGCTGTTTTACAATATTTCCAGTTTTAGCAAAGCCGAAGGTGTCAGCATTAAAGTTTTCATCCTTGCATTCAACCCTTTCCGGGTCGTTTCTCTTCCCTCgagacatggtggtctgcaggtAGATCACCTTGAATTTCTCCTCCGCCAGCGCCTTCTGCAGCGTCTTCAGGTTGGCTTTACACGTCTCCAGCTCCGACTCGATGTCCTCTACAGAGTTCAAGTCCATTCGGGGCACTTCTCCCTCGGGAAATTCATTCCTCCAGTGTTTGGCAAATTCCTCCTGCTCCCACATATCGATGTTTAAATCGGGCTTTAACGCCAACCACAGGGGTCGTGAAGCGACGGTGAGAAAACGCTGTAGCTAACTGTGCCGACTCTGTATCTGTCGCAGACACCCACCTTCTTACCTGCTTTGGGTTTTCACGGAGAGGAAAAACTGTCTGTCAGTGTGAACTTGTTCTCAACATCTTCAGCCTCCCCTCATCTGCGTGAGCGCCGTGAGCGTGTGCGAGACGCGGATAACAAGTTTAGTCACTACACGAAAAGTTTCGAGACTTCCTGTATTCGGCCGTGCTGCATTCAAGTGCCGCTTGAATAATTGCGTTGTATATAATTTTTAAATGACAATGCCGAATGTCTGCCCGATAGTTTACCTTGTTTGACCAACTATGTTTCGGTCACCACCATCGAGTTACCTGATGCATGTGGCTTTGGGATTTAGTGACGCGTAGCCTACTATTTAGAAATCAAGGGTAACAGACCTAGGGACTACTTTCTTTTAAATTCGCATATGGGGTTATGTTTTTATATGATGATGTTGAAATTTATAAGGAAATTAGCAACATCATATTGGAAATAAAAGAGGGGGTGGGATACTATATTAACACAATCATTATTCAGCTGGAATTCCGGAATTCAGCAGATTATATATTTCACTTATATAAAGTGTAAACAGCAAATGTACACTATGATTGTATCTCCACGTAATGCATACAAAATGACATGGATACCACAGAGAACTCCCTAACATGCCGAGAAAGGACAGACAATTCCGACATTTCTTGAATGCATCATGTACCAGTTTAGTGGAGGCAATTGAGAAGTGCCTCAGTCAAGCAACTATCAGGCTTAACCACACTGCTTATCTTGCTTTATAGAAGGAGCCTTGTGTacatcagtttgtgtttttttttaaatgccagaCCATGTCATAACTTACATTAAAACACATCCCCATTATCTGGCTCGTTCTGACTCTTATTTTACCTCTGCAGCACAATCTTTAGTGAAAAGAAATGTGCCTTTGCTTAGCTTTTCCCCCCACTGTGTGGCACATCACACCCTTCACATTCACcgtttcatcattttaaaattttaaCATGACAAAAATGTTCTATCTTACCTTGAAAGCCTTTGATCATGTTGATTTTCATGACTGGTGACTAGACAGAGATAGAAACATAAAACCTAATCACCTTTAACTCTGCAGGATGCATCTGTGGTGAAAATTGGTGAGCAGCCAAGCATCAGTGTTCCAGTAAAACAGAATAGAAACGCTTTACAGAAGAGGAGACAGTTATCATAGCAGTGTAGGGTGAAGGTAGGGATGAACGATCGGTATTTTGAAGTGCCTATTTGGATCTCTGCCCAGTACTGAAAGATTATTCCCCTAAAAAGCTTTCAGCCAAGAGGAATCATTGATCATCACTGAGAGCCCTGATTTTGTTACTGTAATGAATAGAAGAGAAAGGTTATGGGCAGCCTGTAGTCATGAAACTAAATTACTCATCTGAAGTCTAACATGACAAAGCAGGAAATGTAAGCAACCTTCTGGTTTATCTTCAAGTCTTCAGCAGTCAGCTGGTGGAAAGACGAAGAAGTAATGAGAGTAGCTGAGACTTACATACTTCTCATGCTTTACTGATATTATCGTTTCAGTAATATTGAAAACTAAGGTGTGGTTTCTCGGACGCTTGATATTTCCAAAGACAATGACATAGCCTAAGAaatggcagacacacacacacacacacacacacacacacaaagatgtacATGACAGACAGCATTTTTGGAATGCCATTTCCAAAGGGCCTCGTTTTTCATTAAACCTCAAATTCACCATTATTTTGATCCAAGCTAAAATTCACTGCATTAATCAAAGGcgaataaaaagcccaaaatacaACATCATAGAGCTATACAGTACTAtggttgttatttttattttttaccatacatattttgaaatgtttgccAGACATCTAGAACTACTTCATCTACTTCCACATGTCCTGTTTGTCAACAACTGCCAGCTGTTCAACAGAAATCAACCTGTGAATGAAGAGAAACCCTGTAATACTGTAAGGCAAACAACAGTCCCATATAACGCTGTAACTGTAGCATTCATTATGCAGGTTGAAAACGACGAGTCACTGTAAACACACCCGTATATAAACACTGATTATGTTATCTGACACATAATGTATACAGTGTCTTCACAGGGTATTAACAACAGAATAACAGGTGGTGTTGTGTTAATGCaaagtgtctgtggtgtgttctGTGCCAAATGGAGACACAGAGCTTTATTGATAATGGCGTTAGTTAGAATGAGCTTTGGTCAGGATTTTGATTACTCAAACTAgtattgattgaaaaaaatagAATTTTCTCCCTTAAGGCTGCATTAAAAACTTCAATAACCGGGGTACCAGTGGCTTGGTGGTTAATACGCGCCCTGAgtgcagaggctatagtcctcaggGCAGGGCAGTccgggttcgagtcccacctgtggctccatcCCTGTGTCGTCCCTCACTCTCTGTCCCtggtttctaactctatccactgtcctgtctctgaatgAAGGCCCAGAAATAAaccttcaaaaaaacaaaaaaactttaatatGCACATTTTTCAACATGTGCATGAATGAGAGTGTATGTATATTTTGATAATTGGAAGAGTATCACTGCTTATGAACATTTTGTATGTCGCTTAAGTCTTCAGAAGAAAAGCTTGAAATCTGGAGGCTAAATTAGCAGGTGAGAAATCTCATAGGGGCTCAGATGTGTGTAAAGGCTCAAATAcgaacaacaaacacaagtctAGCTAGCATCAAGACTACATCAGccaactggaaaaaaaagtgaaagttcATATGGTTCTCAAGATTtctatatacatttttttttaacaaatcatctgtatttaaaaataaataaacatattgttCAATATGTGGAGcatggtgtttgtgttgtgagaTATGTTTATGATAAAAATGTGGGATGTTTATTTGAGATAAAGCACTTCTCTTTAATTTGCAGCAGGTTGAGTCAGGCAGAGGACTTCAATCTGCGCTTATTTGTCGCCCTCTTGTGGCTGCAGATGCAGGTAACATGGATAAACAGGCATCAGGAGTCAAAGAAACAATTTAAAAGGTGCAGTTCgaaacaaccacagttcatcACAGTACAAGATTTATTGATTTGGATGATTTCCACAGGACAGTAAACAGTATTAATCACATAAAAATGGTGCTACCAAAAATATTGCTGAATGAAAAACGGATGACTGTAAGACCACAGGGAATACACTTTGAGACGACAGAGACATAAAAAATATTAGAAAGTATGTCTACTTCCTATGATTCAACAAGGTCTAAACATCACGTCAAACCAAACATACAATACAAGTATATCAAAATAGACACATATATATtattacaaaacatgtttgtcaaACGCTACTCCATGTGTTTAGAGGAACACAACATTGAGCATTTCTTATCAAAATAACATCTTGATATCAGACACATATTATCTACAAATGTGACTCCTAATTTTGTTGTGCAATTTTATCTGAAATCTCAAGTAAGGCAACAATAGGACAGCACCACAGATGCAACCACAGGAGTTACAGGTAGGTAGAATCAAAAAGGCCACCAACACCCTCCCAAAGATGTCACAAATAAatgtggagaagaagaagaagaagaagaagaagacacacaAGAAGAGTTTTGGGTCAAAAAGTTGCAGGTTATGATCATCTATGGCCGTCCTGAGCAGTAGTAGGAGTGTGTATATTTATTCGTAAGCCATTAATAACAAGGCCTGTCCTTTTTTATAGTATAAACTTAAAGAATTTAAtgtaaatgattttttaaaataacagcaaTACCATAAATACTTACCACAGCAATATACAAGTCTTAAGATCAAAGACTTTCACAGTGACTCTTTGCAAATATTCTTTGCATAGTTATTAGATTTTCTGATAGTAAATGCATAGAAAACTAAATCAGTGTGTAAAAGATGATTCCTAGTcatttgtgaggaaaaaaatctgtcattttcTAACAGAACAAAGTGCAAAAAACTAtacacagattcatgttgaggCTAAAAGAAACGGTATAAATCATGATCGCTGTTAGCCTCACAAACCAGTTTTTATGCTTTTCTGCTGGCACTGGCTACCAGAGTTTCTCGCCTGGTGGTTACAAACGCCTGTTGTTTTTCATAATAGGCTGCCTCATTAATAAAAGTGGGGTAGACGGTGCCCGGGCCCTGGTAGTGGATGGTCTTTCCGTCAAATGTTTGGAACATAGGGTCACCGGGGTTCAGCGGTTCCCAGTCACAGtcctgcagcaacaacaacaacaaacacgcAAGaagcacagagaaagaaagcCCGAGTGTGTTTAGCAAACTAAAGCAATATACTCCCAGATCAACCAAAAATGTCTCGATTACTCCTTTAGAGTAACTGATATATTTTGATTGAGCAGGGCAAATATTTATGAGCTGGAGAGTGGAGGCAGGAAAATATCAGGGATATGTACCTGCAGATTTGGGTGCACCATGGCAATGATGTTTCCATTGGCATCTCTGGGGTAGTCAACACGCTCCAAGACCCGGAAAACTTCCACCATACAGGGGGGGAACTCCATAcctaaacaacacacacacacatgtatatgTATATAGTTATATACTTAAAGTTAGGGCTGGTGCAGGTATGGACCAACTCCTAGCTGCTATAGGCCTAGACTAGGCTTAGAAAGATAAattgattgatagatagatagatagatagatagatagattgactgtcacacaaaaaaaacatccaacgTAGTGTCAGGAAACTAAAATATCCTTTCAGAAAATACAGCAGTCTGGTGATGATCAGAACTTCAGTAAAGTTGAAGAATAATGTTGTAACCTCTGAAACAGGCACAAACATTCATTCTCATAATTATTAGCTATGGCTTGAAAACCCCACTGAGGAAAATGCCTTATTTTACCTGTTAATTAGAGACTATTACCAAATCGGACACAGACAGTTAGTTCttgtagttatttttaatgagcTAGACGCAGCGTGAGGCCTAGCTAACTGCTCCATGAGCAGGTTAACATGCTTAGTGAGTACAATGTTTACATTGGTAGTTCAGCAAACTTGCATGCTAATATTGGCATATTTCAACTAACTCATACCTTACATCTAACTAAATACAGCTGGGGGTGGATGTTTTAAAGTCACAAGAATGTTTGACTAACTGACTCATGATGGTTATAGAGGCAAAGTCAAGGGTTACCAAAGTCAGCCAACCTTACTTCTTCTAGtagatgtttaaatatttcacaGGATTGTTAAAATCTTTAACCTGCTGGTCGGGTTAGCTGATGAGTCAGGGGATCATGACTGAACCATGAGTGTCTGTACCGAACTCAAATCTAACACCAAAGAACAACACTGTATGGCAATTAATTTAGTTGCCATTAGTTGAGCAGTGCAGCAAAAATAGTTGTTGAAACGAATATATAAGaacaaaaaatacatgaaatgaTGAGTGAAAAAAAGAGTAATGAGGTTTGCTTTATAACGAAGCCTTGTTTGAAGATTATCGCCTGAAAGACAGTGACTCTGGTTCTTAACTGAAGTCATGTCAAACACTGAAGTCTCTGTCACATCTTGtcatgcatgtgtgcatattGTGTGCTACAAATCAGCTGATGATTTTTAGAATCTTTAGTCTTATGAGATACTTCTAACACAGTCATTCATCTTGTATACCACAATGTCATATTATAACTTGGACAACTTTGATCAACCTGAAAATTGCCAAAGGGGCCTTATCCATTCTCTAGAACTAAATAGAAAGCACAGGTTTTTTATGGCACAgtttaaacaataaacatgaaGAGGCTCAAATGAACAAAGTGTTAAACCACTGAGCTGTATTGAATGCAAGAGGTGGCAGAGTACAAGAACAAATGTTCACAACGCAACCTTCACAAAAGTTTTCTCATATTCTTCAGAAGACTTTTTGAACTCTACCAACTGTTTAATCTCTTATGGCTGAACAAGTTGTTTTCTTCCGGCTGCTCGGCTTCAAAGCGCAGGAACACTGATTCATCACCATGTCCGAAGCATTCATCCACACCACGGTGGCCCCAACGACAGATGATTACCACAATGTTGGCAGCCGGACTCTAACGACATGGAAACTGACCAACAACCAACAAGCAGCCCATTCAGCAGCCGAGCAGTCGGGGGGGGAAACCAGCAGACTGCACCTCACAGTTGGCACCGACCGCCCGTTTACGTaaaaagaggagcagcaggcTGTCTCGCACCTTAACTTTTGACACGCATATCCGCTCCTTGGGGAAGAAAAGGGGCAGAGCCGAGGCAGAATGAGTCAGATGCAGATAAATTTAGATATGTCGCTACATCTGGATGAATCAGACGTAACACCCGTGGCCGTTTGGTCACAAATTGCTTCTCATCAGGATGATTATGGTAAACCAGAAGACTgtaatcaaatcatttttttctgttacatcACACATTATGAATCATACTACTAAACGAACTGTGCAAAATTCTAGAGACTTTGTGACTTCTCATGCAAATTGTTAGAGGCATGAAGTCAGTCATTGCTCATGTTTGCTACAATCGCAACTGCTCTGGCTTTAAAGACTCTATAAATATTGCctttaaattgtaaaaatgcaGCAGTTCTTCCAAAGTCCCATTTCATTTAGCAATCCAAAGACCTTTGCGAAAATAAACACCCACTATAATGAGGAAACAtaggtcaaaaaaaaaatccttattttGCTTTTTAGAGCATTTCTCAACATTGTGGGGACTTGACCAACCACATATTTGCTTAACATCTTTTTGGCtccacacacaacaacagaacatgTGACAATAAGTAGCAATAAGTGTAGtgcagtttgaaatgtttgcgTGTTTTGATTCAGAAACAAATGATCAAGCAGAAGCTCAGCCATCAGAAATGATTCATCTTAATGAGTCAATAAATGGTGAGGTACAAAGTGCGTCCCTGTTCATATCATAGTCAGCTATTAGCATACGCATGCAAAGAAGAGATGCCCAAACGTGTTGTCAAAGCTATGACAGCAATGCTAAAGGATGGCTCTGTCACATTAGATTATTCTGTATGAAGTATTTACATTGGTATACTCATCCCTGCCGCCTCAAACAGACAACTGTGGTCATCACTCAACACCTGTGGGTGTCACAGATGGCTCACTGCCAGGCTTACAGTCCGTTTAGTGTCAACAGTCAAATAGCCGTACTTTCTCACAACTGGACTGTGGAATTAATAATTCACTTAATATCAGGGCTTAGCTACAACTTCATGAAATTCAATTTAAGTTTACAAAATGTCTTTAACTTTTCAGATGCTAACGTCTGTGTACATAAGACCCTGTATTACAAATAATTTACATATGACATCGTTTTTCGGCTTCtgcagagtttgtttttcttggagactttaaaatgtcataACGCAGCaggtttttaaaggtcacataaatGTGGTATGTTGTAGCTTAAATGTTTAAGCTGCTATGGTATTTCTGCCCTACCTTCATTAAAGAGCTCGATGAAATCCAgcgcgtgtttcagtattatCCTCATAGCTTCAAAGATGTTACTCCTCAAAACCCCCTGAGGCTGTGGACCCACCTCCAGACCTGCGATCAAACAATCACAACAACATGTGTATAACTATACTCTACAATATAAATGAGTTTGACTTGagagcatctttaaaaaaaactgtccccAGACATTTTTGGCAGGACTTGAGAGACTCACCCACAGGGTGCTTGGCAACAGAGCGTGAAGTGGAGTATTTCAATAGAGGATGTTCATTCAGCAGAACAAGACAGCTGGCCGGAGCGATGGctttctgcaaacacaaaatgatgaagaaaaacaggaTCTCAGCTGCAGATCGAAAACATGCTGCACATCAGCTGAAGGTCTCCAGAAGATGCACTTTGTGAACTGCTGTTTAAAGGTCTTAATCCTTAATCTGCAGCAAGTCACAGTGAGAACTAGTGTAACACGTTTGACACACGTTTGGAAGGTAGGACCACCTGAATGGATCAAGTTCAGGGTCATACTCATTCTAGTTGATCTGACAAAGAcggttatgtttttttttctgaatattggTTAGAGGGATGTAGCATGGCTCAAGGACAAACATATATAACATTTAGAACCAATTTCAGATATGACTCATGAACAAGGCAGAGGTCTGTACTCTCCAGGTTTCCTTCTATCTCTACTTTGATTCCTGTTGGAGCTCAATTGCCTGAGTGCTTTACTTCAGACAGACTTTAACATCTCGGCGGTGTATTTTCACTATTCGACAGATTGCATTTTCTATTTTCACTCAAGTCTGATAATAGTATAGATCTTTATCTCTGTGTAGGATTTTGTGATCTAAAAGATTGAAAGACATTTCTCATAACCTCTGTAGCCTGATGTGACAAACAGCTTGTTGTTcttggctgctcttttcttccctggtgttgctCTGCATACCTTTGTCTTGTGTTGTGGAGCAAAAACTTGAGCTGataaaatatatacaatatataataaaaaatgtcatctaaaaaaattaaaataatgtatGGAGCATGTTTGTAGAGGTTGTGAATATATTCTACGATTGTATAAGAAACAAATGAGGAAGGTGTGTTCTCAGGCTGCAGCAGGTAATGACCAACAAAAGCAGGCCTCCTTCTGGATTATCGAGATGGTTTATCCTTTAGACGAGTTTGCCCAACACATCTATGTAAACTGGTGATTATATTATTAACACAGGTTAACTGGACCCCTTCAGGtaaaatatttacttttcccCTCACATACAAGTACAAAGATGGAAGAAAGAACCACTTTAAATGATCTTAACTTATtctaaaaacatcaaaatacacACTGCTGTCACTGTTTTGAAACTCTTTGGATGCAATGTTTCGAACCAGATAATATCTGTTTATTGTATTCTTGAATGTACTGAACATACAGAACTTTTTCCTAACATGAATCAGATGTTCAACCCCAATAAAAGGTTAGTAAATAAATTAAGAATGTAAAGGCAGAAGGAAGGAACTCTGCCGATACACAAGTGGGAAATAAGTGATGATTATGAGTGATTATTCTGTAGTCTAtacattttttctgcagtctatacattttacatttagattttatttttgtaattttttagGGGGTAAAAATAGAGGCAACCTCCGGTATTGAGAAATGAAGCAAATGCGGAAGAGCAAAAGAAGTGCAGTTCCTCAATTGTGCAACTTGAAGCAGGCTCCAAAAACCAAGGAATCCTCACTAGAGCCTGATATTAAGAAGTATTTTTATACTTGAGGGATAATGTATAGTGAGCAGGTTGTTACGCCAGAATGGAACCCCAACAGTGTGAGCAGAACCCTGATGTGAAGTGCGGAGGTTTTGCCTCACTCTGATGGGGTTACAGCATTTGGTTGCCCTAAACTCCACCTCTTTGACTGCTTATACAGTCAATGGGATAATCAAACTCATTATGCCTTTTGATGAATGATTATAAAAGCGTTGGTTTATATTCTCTGTACCAGTACTGTGTGCAGGCTGATTATAAAAAAAGAGGTAGAGAAAATATAAGAAAGGCACATTAGAAATGAGTCATAGAGGAGGTCCAGCCCCTGGAGGTCGTCACCTTGATGTAGTTCATCATCTGCAGGTTGAAGTGGTCTTTGGAGCTCTCCAGAATCAGAGTGCAGCCCATGTTGGAGGTCGTGTTGTGAAGGTCAAAGATAACGTCGTACGCATCTGGGGTGCCTTTGGGTCCGAACATGTTGTTGATCTCTTGGGCTCTCTGCACCTCGTAGGGCAGGTCATCTCCTGCTGGGGCACTGCAggacacgcgcacacacacacacacacacacacacacacacacacacacacacacacacacacacacacacggagcatGAGAAAGCAATCAGGTATTGACACATTTACAGCTTATCAGACCAAAGGAACAATACGCAATAAAGAGTGTTAATGATTCACACAACAGTGTCAACTTGACCTTCGTGCCCTGTGTaaaactttcacttcagtggaAAGATGTAACAACTTCAAGTGAACACAGTTGCTTCTGGGTTCAAATGGAGTACCAGTATGTACAAGATCCTGCCTGTGATCCTCAGAACAAATGATGTCTTAATAACGACCGTGATTTTGTCTCTGTTGCGGTAGCCCTTCACCACATTAACATGGCATTCATTTTCCTCTGGCATTCTTATGAGGTGCGAGGGTTCAATTGCAGTTAGCATGTTGTGCTAAAATGTTTCAGGTTTGAAAATCATAAAAAAGTTATAGAACCTGCGAAATATAATCATTTAACCGGGTAGCATCTGTGACGACAATGGATGGTGAAACTTGAGGGAGATatacttaaagaaaaaacaacatgccaCTAGCTGATAACATTTAAGTCACATCCATTTCCTGTTGAGTATTTACAGATCGCTAGCAGCTAGCATTGCTGGAAGCTATCTAATAGCACTCctagtaaaacaaaaaaacgttagtatcatgttgttgttttagcttGTAATAAGTTGAATGCTAGATACGCTTTGGTCAAATGTTTAAGGGTTATTAAAGATgttgtttaaacttttaaatatgtCCCTATGTCCTTCAGCTTTACCCAGTTTTGTTGATTTAGGAAGTCATTAAATCATAACATTTTGTCAGCATCTACAAAGTCTAATGATATTCGACTTCAAAAGTGGAACAGAAGTACAACATTATAACATTTGAGATACCATCTTGGGCTTAATGTCAGATGATATGGCTGCTGTTTGAATATTGTGAAGCATTGGCTGGATTACAATGgaaatgtaatctttttttttgttttgttttt contains the following coding sequences:
- the aspa gene encoding aspartoacylase, with product MSSYNNSACFTEARRVAIFGGTHGNEMSGVTLVNLWVKNSAEIQRKRVETKPFITNPKAVEKCTRYVDTDLNRAFSPENLSAPAGDDLPYEVQRAQEINNMFGPKGTPDAYDVIFDLHNTTSNMGCTLILESSKDHFNLQMMNYIKKAIAPASCLVLLNEHPLLKYSTSRSVAKHPVGLEVGPQPQGVLRSNIFEAMRIILKHALDFIELFNEGMEFPPCMVEVFRVLERVDYPRDANGNIIAMVHPNLQDCDWEPLNPGDPMFQTFDGKTIHYQGPGTVYPTFINEAAYYEKQQAFVTTRRETLVASASRKA